A single genomic interval of Bradyrhizobium japonicum USDA 6 harbors:
- a CDS encoding urease accessory protein UreF: protein MLMTTNEPVSAGDLAECEAAALYRLMTWLSPAFPVGGFSYSSGIEWAVEAGDITDIATLADWLDAMLGDGSGFCDATFLVHAHRATELGEDTTLADIAELAAAFVPSRERQLETTSQGRAFIDISRAAWDADGLDAMVAACRTALIYPVAVGVVAAVHGVPLAPTLHAFLHALVSNWISAASRLIPLGQTDSQRVLVKLEAAVAATANRALNATLDDLGSATFRADLASLRHETQYTRLFRS from the coding sequence ATGCTCATGACCACAAATGAGCCGGTGAGTGCCGGTGACCTCGCCGAGTGCGAGGCGGCGGCGCTGTACCGGCTGATGACGTGGCTGTCGCCGGCCTTTCCGGTCGGCGGCTTCTCCTATTCCAGCGGCATCGAATGGGCGGTCGAGGCGGGCGACATCACCGACATCGCGACGCTGGCCGACTGGCTCGACGCCATGCTGGGCGACGGCTCCGGCTTTTGCGATGCGACGTTCCTGGTCCACGCCCATCGCGCCACTGAATTGGGCGAGGATACCACGTTGGCCGATATCGCGGAGCTCGCCGCCGCCTTTGTGCCGTCGCGCGAGCGGCAGCTCGAGACGACCTCGCAGGGGCGCGCCTTCATCGACATCTCCCGCGCCGCGTGGGATGCCGACGGGCTTGATGCCATGGTTGCGGCATGTCGCACGGCACTGATCTATCCTGTCGCCGTCGGCGTGGTCGCGGCGGTGCACGGTGTGCCGCTGGCGCCGACGCTGCACGCCTTTCTGCATGCGCTGGTCTCGAACTGGATTTCGGCGGCGAGCCGCCTCATTCCGCTCGGCCAGACCGACAGCCAGCGGGTGCTGGTGAAGCTGGAAGCCGCCGTTGCCGCGACCGCCAATCGTGCGTTGAATGCCACCTTGGACGATCTCGGCAGCGCGACGTTTCGCGCCGATCTCGCCAGCCTGCGGCACGAGACGCAATATACGCGGCTGTTTCGCTCGTGA
- a CDS encoding putative quinol monooxygenase, whose amino-acid sequence MIYVVATLTIKPETRAEFIAAATACIKETRKEPGNIAYDLHESVTDPAKMVFVEQWESAEALVPHRAMEHMKTFGRVAVKCFTAPPKIEVITPEKVETR is encoded by the coding sequence GTGATTTACGTCGTTGCCACCTTGACCATCAAGCCCGAGACGCGCGCCGAATTCATTGCGGCCGCCACCGCCTGCATCAAGGAGACGCGGAAGGAGCCCGGCAATATCGCCTATGATTTGCACGAGAGCGTCACCGATCCCGCCAAGATGGTGTTCGTCGAGCAGTGGGAGAGCGCCGAGGCGCTGGTGCCGCATCGCGCCATGGAGCATATGAAGACGTTCGGCCGCGTCGCGGTGAAGTGTTTTACGGCGCCGCCAAAGATTGAAGTGATCACGCCCGAGAAGGTCGAGACACGGTAA
- the ureC gene encoding urease subunit alpha encodes MSVKIKRSVYADMFGPTTGDKVRLADTDLIIEVEKDFTTYGEEVKFGGGKVIRDGMGQSQVTNKQGAADTVITNALIVDHWGIVKADVAIKDGMISAIGKAGNPDIQPGVTIIVGPGTDVIAGEGKILTAGGFDSHIHFICPQQIEHALMSGVTSMLGGGTGPSHGTFATTCTPGPWHMGRMIQSFDAFPVNLGISGKGNASRPAALVEMIKAGACALKLHEDWGTTPAAIDTCLSVADDYDIQVMIHTDTLNESGFVEDTVKAFKGRTIHAFHTEGAGGGHAPDIIKVAGLKNVLPSSTNPTRPFTRNTLDEHLDMLMVCHHLDPSIAEDLAFAESRIRKETIAAEDILHDLGALSMISSDSQAMGRLGEVIIRTWQTADKMKKQRGSLDQDKGKDNDNFRVKRYIAKYTINPAIAHGVSKLIGSVEKGKLADLVLWSPAFFGVKPDCIIKGGSIVAAPMGDPNASIPTPQPVHYQPMFGAFGKARTASSVVFTSKAAVTGGLARKLGIDKKLYAVQNTRGKISKKSMIHNDATPNIEVDPETYEVRADGELLTCAPAEVLPMAQRYFMY; translated from the coding sequence ATGTCCGTCAAAATAAAGCGTTCCGTCTATGCCGACATGTTCGGCCCGACCACCGGCGACAAGGTGCGATTGGCAGATACAGATCTCATCATCGAGGTCGAGAAGGATTTCACCACCTATGGCGAGGAGGTGAAGTTCGGCGGCGGCAAGGTGATCCGTGACGGCATGGGCCAGTCGCAGGTCACCAACAAGCAGGGCGCGGCCGACACCGTCATCACCAATGCGCTGATCGTCGATCACTGGGGCATCGTGAAGGCCGACGTCGCGATCAAGGACGGCATGATCTCCGCGATCGGCAAGGCCGGCAATCCCGACATCCAGCCGGGCGTCACCATCATCGTCGGCCCCGGCACCGACGTGATCGCGGGCGAAGGGAAAATCCTGACCGCCGGCGGCTTCGACAGCCACATCCATTTCATCTGTCCGCAGCAGATCGAGCACGCGCTGATGTCCGGCGTCACCTCGATGCTCGGTGGCGGCACCGGTCCCTCGCACGGCACGTTCGCCACCACCTGCACGCCGGGGCCGTGGCACATGGGGCGGATGATCCAGTCGTTCGACGCGTTCCCGGTCAATCTCGGCATCTCCGGCAAGGGCAACGCGTCGCGCCCCGCCGCGCTGGTCGAAATGATCAAGGCCGGCGCCTGTGCGCTGAAGCTGCACGAGGACTGGGGCACGACGCCGGCGGCGATCGATACCTGCCTGTCGGTGGCTGACGACTACGACATTCAGGTGATGATCCACACCGACACGCTGAACGAATCCGGCTTCGTCGAGGACACGGTCAAGGCATTCAAGGGCCGCACCATCCATGCCTTTCACACCGAGGGCGCCGGCGGCGGGCATGCGCCTGATATCATCAAGGTCGCGGGGCTGAAGAACGTGCTGCCTTCCTCGACCAATCCGACGCGGCCGTTCACCCGCAACACCCTCGACGAGCATCTGGACATGCTGATGGTGTGCCATCACCTCGATCCCTCGATCGCCGAGGACCTCGCCTTCGCCGAGAGCCGCATCCGCAAAGAGACCATCGCGGCCGAGGATATCCTGCACGATCTCGGCGCGCTCTCGATGATCTCCTCGGACTCCCAGGCCATGGGCCGCCTTGGTGAAGTCATCATCCGGACCTGGCAGACCGCGGACAAGATGAAGAAGCAGCGCGGGTCGCTCGACCAGGACAAGGGCAAGGACAACGACAATTTCCGCGTCAAGCGCTACATCGCCAAGTACACGATCAATCCCGCGATCGCCCACGGCGTGTCGAAACTGATCGGCTCGGTCGAGAAGGGCAAGCTCGCCGATCTCGTGCTGTGGTCGCCGGCCTTCTTCGGCGTCAAGCCGGACTGTATCATCAAGGGCGGCTCGATCGTCGCCGCCCCCATGGGCGATCCCAACGCCTCGATCCCGACGCCGCAGCCGGTGCACTATCAGCCGATGTTCGGTGCCTTCGGCAAGGCGCGCACCGCGTCGTCCGTGGTGTTCACCTCGAAGGCGGCCGTCACCGGCGGCCTCGCGCGAAAGCTCGGCATCGACAAGAAGCTCTATGCGGTGCAGAACACCCGCGGAAAGATCTCGAAGAAGAGCATGATCCACAACGACGCCACGCCCAATATCGAGGTCGATCCCGAGACCTACGAGGTGCGCGCCGACGGCGAACTGCTGACCTGCGCGCCCGCCGAGGTACTGCCGATGGCGCAGCGATATTTCATGTACTGA
- a CDS encoding urease subunit gamma codes for MNLSPREKDKLLISMAAIVARRRLDRGVKLNHPEAIAIISDFILEGARDGRTVAELMQSGAQVLTRDQVMPGIPEMIHDIQVEATFPDGTKLVTVHEPIR; via the coding sequence ATGAACCTGTCTCCCCGCGAAAAGGACAAGCTCCTGATCTCGATGGCGGCGATCGTCGCCCGCCGCCGGCTGGATCGCGGCGTCAAGCTCAACCATCCCGAGGCGATCGCGATCATCTCCGACTTCATCCTCGAAGGCGCGCGCGACGGCCGCACCGTCGCCGAGCTGATGCAATCCGGCGCGCAGGTCCTCACCCGCGATCAAGTGATGCCAGGCATCCCCGAGATGATCCACGACATCCAGGTCGAGGCGACCTTTCCGGACGGCACCAAGCTCGTCACCGTTCATGAGCCGATCAGATAG
- a CDS encoding urease accessory protein UreE, with product MIRATQVKGQHGFTETPADTVVLDFDDRHRRRMAMTGTRGLEFLLDLENAVALRGGDALVLEDGRLVEVVAAPEPLLEIRGRDPHHLIRVGWHLGNRHLPTQIMAKSLRIRRDHVIEAMVKGLGARVVEIEAPFDPEGGAYADGGHAHGHDNHGHHDHGHHDHDHHHHDHGHDHHDHAAHDHGHHHHHDEHCDHPDHHHGHKHAHDHK from the coding sequence ATGATCCGGGCGACGCAGGTTAAGGGACAGCACGGCTTCACGGAGACGCCGGCGGATACGGTGGTGCTCGATTTCGACGACCGGCACCGCCGCCGCATGGCGATGACGGGGACGCGGGGCCTCGAATTCCTGCTCGACCTGGAGAATGCCGTCGCGCTGCGCGGCGGTGACGCGTTGGTGCTGGAGGACGGCCGGCTGGTCGAAGTGGTCGCGGCGCCCGAGCCGCTGCTGGAGATCCGCGGCCGCGATCCGCACCACCTCATTCGCGTCGGCTGGCACCTCGGCAATCGCCATTTGCCGACGCAGATCATGGCCAAGAGCCTGCGCATCCGCCGCGACCATGTCATCGAGGCCATGGTAAAAGGCCTCGGTGCGCGCGTCGTCGAGATCGAGGCGCCGTTCGATCCCGAGGGCGGCGCTTACGCCGACGGCGGCCACGCGCATGGTCACGATAATCACGGGCATCACGATCACGGGCATCACGATCACGACCATCATCACCATGATCATGGTCACGACCACCACGATCATGCCGCGCATGATCATGGCCACCACCATCACCACGACGAGCATTGCGACCACCCCGACCACCACCACGGCCACAAGCATGCTCATGACCACAAATGA
- a CDS encoding HD domain-containing protein produces MWPPVRFISEAAEVAARRHKSMMRKGRDNEPYANHLAEVANFLAVATNGADAELVAAGWLHDALEDTETTTDELSLRFSDRVASLVIECTDDMSLPKAERWRRQVADAPKKSADAKLIKIADKISNIGARIRSNPTAEQRADLIEYTDWAEQVVAGCRGGNAYLDEMFDDVVRRARASL; encoded by the coding sequence ATGTGGCCGCCCGTCCGGTTCATTTCCGAAGCTGCCGAAGTGGCTGCTCGTCGGCATAAGAGCATGATGCGTAAAGGGCGCGACAACGAGCCCTACGCAAATCATCTTGCCGAAGTCGCGAACTTCCTTGCTGTCGCAACGAATGGTGCGGATGCCGAACTTGTCGCAGCCGGCTGGCTGCACGATGCGCTCGAGGACACTGAGACGACTACTGACGAGCTCTCGTTGAGGTTCTCTGATCGTGTCGCCTCACTCGTCATCGAATGCACGGACGATATGAGTCTGCCAAAGGCCGAGCGTTGGCGACGACAGGTGGCCGACGCGCCGAAAAAGTCGGCCGACGCCAAGCTAATCAAGATTGCCGACAAGATCAGCAATATTGGGGCTCGCATTCGTTCCAACCCGACAGCTGAGCAGCGTGCCGATCTGATCGAGTACACCGATTGGGCGGAGCAGGTCGTCGCGGGCTGCCGCGGCGGCAATGCCTATCTCGACGAAATGTTTGACGACGTGGTGCGACGAGCGAGAGCCTCGCTGTGA
- a CDS encoding urease accessory protein UreD, translating into MRSDALTTSSVFEANRARGAVRFDVHARDGVTRRGVLHESGSLRVRFPSPEGEGLSGVFVNTAGGVAGGDRFDIEIAAGQGARLTLTTAAAEKVYRAPGAAARLNIALKVAAGAHLGWLPQETILFDRARVHRRFDIELDEAASLLLCEIVVFGRTAMGERMEQGEFIDRWRLRRGGKLVFAETVRLDGNVGAKLGRSAVAKGGAAIGTALIVPGDEPLIERIREATEPFAGEVGISAWNGFAMARFCAQDAARLRADMMAVLARTGAALPRLWLS; encoded by the coding sequence ATGCGCAGCGACGCTTTGACGACATCTTCGGTATTCGAGGCGAACCGCGCCCGCGGCGCGGTGCGCTTCGACGTCCATGCGCGCGATGGCGTGACGCGGCGGGGCGTCTTGCATGAGTCCGGCTCCCTGCGCGTGCGCTTTCCCTCGCCGGAGGGCGAGGGGCTCTCCGGCGTGTTCGTCAACACGGCCGGCGGCGTTGCCGGCGGAGATCGTTTTGACATCGAGATCGCGGCAGGCCAGGGGGCGCGCCTGACATTGACCACGGCGGCGGCCGAGAAGGTCTATCGGGCGCCAGGAGCGGCGGCGCGGCTCAATATCGCCTTGAAGGTCGCCGCAGGCGCGCATCTCGGCTGGTTGCCCCAGGAGACGATCCTGTTCGATCGCGCCCGGGTCCATCGTCGTTTCGACATCGAGCTCGACGAGGCCGCCTCGCTTCTGCTTTGCGAGATCGTCGTGTTCGGCCGCACCGCCATGGGCGAGCGGATGGAGCAGGGCGAGTTCATTGATCGCTGGCGACTGCGTCGTGGTGGCAAGCTGGTGTTCGCCGAAACCGTCCGGCTCGACGGCAATGTCGGTGCAAAACTTGGGCGATCGGCGGTGGCCAAGGGCGGTGCCGCGATCGGCACGGCGCTGATCGTTCCCGGCGACGAGCCGCTGATCGAGCGTATCCGCGAGGCCACGGAGCCATTCGCCGGCGAGGTCGGAATCTCCGCCTGGAATGGCTTTGCAATGGCTCGGTTCTGTGCCCAAGATGCGGCGCGCTTGCGTGCCGACATGATGGCGGTGCTGGCGCGGACCGGCGCGGCGTTGCCGCGGCTGTGGCTGAGTTGA
- a CDS encoding urease subunit beta — protein sequence MIPGELFILDGEIELNAGRKTVTLTVANTGDRPIQVGSHYHFFETNPALKFDRKKARGMRLDIAAGTAVRFEPGQTRDVQLVAVAGKKTIYGFRGDVMGKL from the coding sequence ATGATCCCCGGCGAACTCTTCATCCTGGACGGCGAGATCGAGCTCAATGCCGGCCGCAAGACCGTGACGCTGACGGTCGCCAACACCGGCGACCGCCCGATCCAGGTCGGCTCGCACTACCATTTCTTCGAGACCAACCCGGCGCTGAAATTCGATCGCAAGAAGGCCCGTGGCATGCGCCTCGACATCGCCGCCGGCACCGCCGTCCGCTTCGAACCCGGCCAGACCCGCGACGTCCAGCTCGTCGCCGTGGCCGGGAAGAAGACGATCTACGGTTTCCGCGGCGACGTGATGGGGAAGCTGTGA